In Podarcis raffonei isolate rPodRaf1 chromosome 8, rPodRaf1.pri, whole genome shotgun sequence, the genomic window CCAGCTGGtcatttggttgcccttttctgaaccttttccaactctgcaataccTTTTTCaaagtgaggtgaccagaactgtacacagtattccaaaggtGGCCAGACCATAGAGTTGCATAATGCCTTATGATattggcagctttattttcaattcctttcctaaggaCCAAGGGACCGTGTGGTGAAGGGCAGGCTCTAAATATGCTGGATAaattagcaaacaaacaaacaaactctcaggTATGCCTTTGACACATGAACTTTGCCCTATGCAGTGCTCTTTAGGGCCAAGGTATTTTGGAGAAGGCATATACAAGTTTTGAGTCACACAGAAGACCACATCAAAGACAGAATGAAGAGGTTGTTAATTAATTTTTACAAAGAGACCAAATTCTAGTTAAAAATGCAAGCAGTTCAGGTCATAAAAATTCAGCTCTGAACTTAGGATTGTATGGAACAGTCATCCCTTGAGAGATTGCACCCCACACAtaaccagataataataataagaagaagaataagaagaagaagaagaagaagaagaagaagaagaagaagaagacacataTTTTAACTGCCACTTAAAACCACTTTTGGCAGATTAAtcctacattattattttttaattcaccACATTTTAGTATTGAAAACCACATTGGACAGGTATTGTTTGACTGAGAGTGTTCCTTTCTGGTATTTTCATTCTCCCCCATCAGACACCAGAATTTCCAGCTTGAGTTCTGCTAACAAAGCATTAATGAAGATTGATGACAGCAGGGTTCTTCTGCATTAAATTCTAATATTTATGCATCTCCCTGCCATTAttgccttttacctttttaatgtgaGCCTAAATCTCCTGAATAATTAAAAGCAGGGCTAAAATAGATGTAAAAATGGTACCAAGTAAAGGCAAAGCTCTTTTGGGGCCCTGGGCCCAAGAAAGGCTCTGTGGCATTTGGAAGGGTTGCCCACGGGGGGGGGCACTGGCCCCCAGAGGAGCATAGATGGCCCAGCAGGACAGAGAGAATGAGGTGAAGGGATAATTTAGGGAAGAAACAGGCCTCTGGCCGTCCCAGCGCAGCACAAACAAGGCACAGAGTGAGGCTCCTGCTGGTGCCCATACCTTGAGCACTTGCAGGCCAACAGAAACCCAGCATGGTGCAACCGTCCCTCATCAATGCGCCTGCAGGCTGATGGCAACGCTTTGCCTGTTGAATTtcacctgctttgcctgcagggTGATGTAGGGGGTTTCAGGCATAGGAGACCACACGCAATGAGCTTAATGGCTAagtaggatttgaaccctggtctcccaggtccttgtctgaCAAACCAACCACCACACACTTGCTTTTGAATGACAACTCCACAGTGGTTGGGACATCTGAAGGGCTCCAGCTTAGTCAATCTACACTTACTGACAGCCGGTGACAAAGGTTTTAGACAGGAGTAGCTCTCAGCTTTGCCTGGAGATACCAGGCTCAAACTTCGATTCTTCAGCATGCAGAGTGTGGGCAGTGAAGCCACAACCCTTTTCTCTGCTACTCTCTTGTGCATCTTCCTCCCGCCCCCAGCTCCCCCTTATGGTGCGTTTATCAAATTTATACTCAGCTTTTCCATCCAAGATAAAACTGCTACAGTACAAAAAATATTCATGTACAATATAAAAGAAAATCACCAGTgtttctgaatttttaaaaatcacactttttaatttatttcataaaaattttaaaaagttgagTACCCTTCTGGCTTCTTTTTGAAGCAGCCAGTGTTTACAAAGCAGTTCAAGTAATAGCTGGAAAAAATACACTCAGTTTTTCCAACTGATTTCCTGTAAATTCTTCACACCTTTCTACCAATAGGGCACAAGTGCCAAAAAGAATATAGCAAAAGCACCTTCCTGGTGTAAGTAGGTCGGGAGTTTCAGtttgggtgctgccacactaaaatatctaTAAAAGATATAGAGAGATATTTGTTTAATTCCAGAATTTCAGTAATGGAACGAAAAGCATATGAAACAAGTCAATTCAATGACTAAAAGGGAGCTAAAAGGTGAAGAGGTACAAATGATAGAGCAAGCATGTACAAAGTGCCTTTTCCCACCCACTTAGGTCTGCATTCCTCTTCTGCTGATTCCAACTCTGAAACATTGAGTAGAAcaacaccatacacttaaagcacatgacgGTGTGATGCAGCAGAAAAATAAACCAATGCAATTCtttggctgcatcaacagaagtctagtgtccagatcaagggacatAATagaactgctctattctgccttggtcagagcacACCTGGAGTATATGACCAACTCTGGGCATCCCAAATTAAAAAGAATGTTGTGCAGAGCAgtgcgaccaagatgatcaagggcctggaaaccctagaatcatagagttggaagggactcccaagggtcatctagtccaaccccctgcaaagcaggaatcttttgtccaacgtggggctcaaacccatgagcctgagattaagagtcttgcgcgaaatgacagccatcttcaaatatctaaagggctgtcaaatggaaggtggagaaagttcttttcctgctgctccagagggtaggacccaaaccagtggcttcaaattGAAAAAAGGAGGTTCCGACTAGACATAGGAAGAACTTTCGGAAGGTGAggactgttcagcagtggaagagATTACCTGGGAAGGTGGGACTggccttccttggaagttttagaACCGAGACTAGATGGCTTTAGCTGTGCTTCCTGCCATGATGACCCTCGGGAGCCCCTTCCAAGtctgccattctatgattctCGCCCTCCCAAGGCTCGCGGCGGGGGGgccaacttgaagaaaatattgtgggggggctgtaagccccgccccgcataaCTGACCACATGATGCAATGCAGAgacactatttgaatgggaatgtccaccagcttttttggggggggcgcctcaaatattttatagtgGGGGCCGAAGCCCCCCCCCCGACCACGGGACTGGGCTCCTGTGACTCGTGGGGACTGTAGTTGTTCCGGGTGCTGCTTGGAAGTTGCTCCGGGGGCGGCGGGCGCGCCTTGCCCGGTCTGGGGCGCCTCCTTAAGCGGCCGGCCCCGCCCCGGCGCTgcccggcgggcgggcgggcgggcgctaTGCAAAGGAGGCGAGCCCGTGACGCCGCGCGCTCCGGCGGCCGCGGCCAGTCGCAGCGCCCGCGAGCCCGAGTCAGCGAGCGCGGCAGGAGCGGCTGGCCGGGCGAGGCTAACATGGCGCTGGGCTGGAGCGGGCGGGCGCGCGGCGGAGGGGGCGAGGCCGGGGCGGCGGCGAGGCTGGTGGCGCTGCTGGTGGCGCTGCTGTGCCCGGCGCccggccccgccgccgccgcccgcgcgGGGCCCCCCCGGGTGCTGGGCATGCGGCTGGAGAGCAGCGACCTGCCGGCGCCCGGCGCGGCCAGCTTCTCGCCCATCCAGGTGCTGGAGGGCGCCGAGATCAAGCTGCGCCTCTACGGGCTGGGCATGCACGCGCGCGTCTCCGAGCTGGTCTCCTTCTCCGAGGTGGGCCCCGTGGGCaacgcctcctcctccttctggggcGAGGCCGCCAACGCCACCTGCCCCGAGAAGACGCAGGACCTGGTGGTGCAGCCGCGCGCCGAGGAGAGCCGGGACACCTCGGCCCTGGTCTCCGTCAAGGTGCAGCTCCTGCGCAAGGCGGAGAAGTCCAAGCTGTACGTCCTGTGCACGCAGAGCGGCCCCGGGCAGCCCTGGCTGCCCCTGGAGGGCCGCGACGCCTTCCTGCAGGTGGTGGAGGAGAAGAAGCACCTGCTGCCCCTCTGGTTCCAGGTGATCCTCATCTGCTGCCTCCTGGTCCTCTCGGGCATGTTCAGCGGGCTCAACCTGGGCCTCATGGCGCTGGACCCCATGGAGCTGCGCATCGTCCAGAACTGCGGCACCGAGAAGGAGAAGCGCTACGCCCGCAAGATCGAGCCCATCCGCCGGAAGGGCAACTACTTGCTCTGCTCCCTCCTCCTGGGCAACGTGCTGGTCAACACCACCCTCACCATCCTCCTCGACGACCTCATTGGCTCGGGACTGGGGGCCGTTGTGGCCTCCACCACGGGAATCGTCATCTTTGGGGAGATTGTCCCGCAGGCCCTCTGCTCCCGCCATGGCTTGGCGGTGGGGGCCAACACCATCATGGTCACCAAGTTCTTCATGCTGTtgacctttcccctctccttccccgtCAGCAAGCTCCTGGACTGCGTGCTGGGTCAAGAAATTGGCACGGTCTACAATCGGGAGAAGCTGGTGGAGATGCTGAAGGTGACGGAACCTTACAATGACCTGGTGAAGGAGGAGCTGAACATGATCCAAGGGGCTCTGGAGCTTAGGACTAAGACCGTGGAAACTGTCATGACCCCACTGCACGACTGTTTCATGATCAACAGTGACGCCATCTTGGATTTCAACACCATGTCTGAGATCATGGAGAGTGGCTACACTCGTATCCCCGTCTTTGAGGAGGAGCGGTCCAACATTGTGGATATACTTTACGTCAAGGACCTGGCCTTTGTGGACCCTGATGACTGCACCACCCTCAAGACCATCACCAAGTTCTACAACCACCCTGTCCATTTTGTCTTCCATGACACCAAGTTGGATGCCATGCTGGAGGAATTCAAGCTGGGTAAGGCAgatggctgttaaccagaaggttggtggtttggtccacccagggatggcagtgggcagggggttggactagatgatcctcggggttccttccaattctatggttctgtgaaagGGGGGAAGGATGTGCATCTAATACTAGACTGGCAAAGTTAGTGCCCTTGTAGGGCCACCCCACACATGAATGTGGGAAACCTGGGTTTGTTACCTAGTGTATTCTACCCTAGGAATTTCAACAGTCACAGGTCTCCAGTGAGTGTCTGTATAACACTTGTGTGCATTCTCACGTTGCATTTACAGCAGTGTGGGAAGAGGCTGTGTCTAGAATGGGCTGAGTTTGGTTGTCTTCTTGAACAGGTTATGTAGCCCAGTCCTACAAAGATTTACTCAGAAAAGCGGAATTGACATTTCATTCTAACAATGATCTTCAATTTTAGCATCAGCAAAACTCTGAAGTGGAGTAATGCTATTCACCCCCACCAGTTGTATGCTAGTATAAAACAGCCTTTatcttatgcacacacacaaacatcagaTCCGTTTGAAGGGAAACTATCTAACAGGGATCAAATAGGATGAAAGTGAGAAATGAGATATTTCCCGCCTTGGAGCAGATTAGCTGGGTGAAGGGCTAAAAAATTACAGCTGATTTCTCTAGCATTAAACAAGAATCACTGAGAATCTGGGACTTGGGAAACTTAGttgcaaaagaaaaatatttttaaagctttgAGAGTTGATAAGTGGGGAGGGCAGGTATATTGGACGCCCTCAGCGATTCAGCTAACTGCTGTGATGTTTTCCCCCATTTAAAATGCTTCAGTTCTTAGAGTTGTTGATACAGTTTCATTGCCAAAGGGATGTTTCCAACCATTTCTGGAGAAGTACCAGGAAGTCTAGATGTTAAGATGAAGTCAACCCTGCTTGATGCTGGAAGCTCTTAAAGCCACACTGCTAAAGCCTCAACCTGTGTGTTGCTTTGCAAAGACCCCCCCCCGCTCCACCCCCGTTTGAGGCCCACAGGGtatctcagttggtagagcatgagacttttaatctcagggtcatgggtttgagcccccgtgaggaaaagattcctgcattgcagggggttggactagatgatcctcagtgtccctcccaactctgcaattctatgcacctCGAAATTCTCCTCCACAAGCACCATTTCTCCTCATTTCAAATGAGTTCAGCACAAGAAGATTGCACCCTGGTATTGCTGTTGTTTCCAACAATTAAACATGTTGACATGTATCAATAAGGAGAAAGGGGAAGGTtgcctttggctggggagggggttACCCTTATATGAATGTCTTCCTTCCTTTTGCAATCTAAACATGCCCTCATGGGATGATGGTTGAAATCCTGGCGAAAAAGTGAAACTACTCAGTCTGTACATGCATGTATTTTGTTGTTCATTTCCTACTTGAAGGAAGTGCATCTGCCCTTTTCTGCACTGAGTCTGTGAGTGAAGAGCAAGCTAGCTGAGGTTTCAAAAGTACTGCGGAGTTCTGATGTGGTTAAATGCCATTGCAATGTTGTTACGTGGCGATGACCCTTTATAACCAAAACATTGAACACCTCCTTTGGGTGTAAGGAGATTGCCTTTAAGACCAACTTTCGCCAAATTGGACCAAAAACCCCATCAGCCGCACTCAATGCTGGctggagatggtgggagttgtagttcaaagcatcaGGAGGGCACtagcttggcaaaggctgttgCAGACAGTtgttctaaaccaggggtcagcaaggtttattttTCCTGGGCCGGATCGGTCCTGTGGAGATGCTCCATGGGTCGGATCGTGCGCCCGCCTGCAATTTTTGGCGTCtgcacagacgcgatttctggcaccgcagaagcgagtccccatgcTGTGCAGCtctgcgctggtttagcgcagtgcatgAGCAGGCGGCTTGGTTCAGGGCTGGTTCAtgggccggtcaaacgacctccatgggctgcttccggcccatgggccttaggttggtgacccctgttctaaacagTGTACCGTGAGAGAATTAATATTCAGTTGTTTAAATGTATTAACActgaattgttttttaaaacaacaacaacaattaaaggcTTGGGTGAGCTCAATGTGCTTGTCTTCAGAGGTGAGGCTGCTTGCTGCTTCTCTGCATGATGCATTGCACTGACTTTGCCAGTTGCCACCTTCCAGTGGGGGTGAGTAACTACTTCTGCATTGGGTGTGATGGCATGGCCTCAGAAGAGGTTACCCATTGCTTCTATGTGAACCATCACCTCTGTTCTAATTAGTTTGTATGGCTGGGGAGTTATTTTGCTGAGTACTGGTTTTGACCTGGTCATTCATTCAGTCACTGCTGATGCAGAGATGATGCAGAATTGCTCACCCTCCGAGGAAGCTGCCCGTTGTGTCCACTGCTTTGCAATGAGGAGGCAAACTGAGATCTGTGACTCATGCAGAACTACAGGATATGAACTAACAGCACAGTCCTCAGATATATACTCGGCCCGTTTAACACCCAGCCATGGCTTAATATGATGAACATATTGTGGCTGCTTTGCTCCTGCACTGAGCTCAGCTAAGCTGTGCTTTAGCTCAGCGTATCATCCAAACCCTGGCTCATAGCTTAcctctctccaaacaaaccatgagctgtaaccaaggcTTGCCCAGGTGAGCAAAACCACAGGTCCAGGTTTCACTGATATACTAAGCTTCTCTCCTAATTGAATTACTCTAAAAGCTGAGATCGTCCAGCAGTCACCAGATTTGTGGTGCAGATGAAATTGGACTGCCTCTCCCACCTGCCCCAACCAGTGTTCGAAAATAGCCGGGCACCAGGCACAGTTTGCTACTGGAGTGGGACCAATTGTGGAGATTTCTGAGCACCAGATTGGCGACCACAGTTTAAAAATCTGCCTTAGTCCATAGTTAatgccatttccatttccactgtgtgtgtttcttctcCGGTTGCATACTGGAAAAAGTGAATTGTTGgaagagcaagctacagtcaagtTAGTTAAGATCATAGAATCGTATAATTGttgcattggaagggaccccagggtcatcaaGCCCCAACTTCCTGGCGAATAGACATTCTCTTGTGGCGACCTTAAGCTAGATTTAAGTTTCTAACAGtggccccaaccagcatggacagtggtcagagctgatgggtgttgtagcccAGCAGTATCTGACGGGCACTGTGTTGGCTATTcttgccttaaaatgcaagaatcTGTCATGGGTGGCTTTGACCCTCTGTGTGAGAGTATAGTCTCATGAACTTTTCCCGCTGCATCTCTTGCTATGTTTGCGTCACCAGAAAGGCTCCCCAAAGGCACGGGGGATTCTGCTTC contains:
- the CNNM4 gene encoding metal transporter CNNM4; translated protein: MQRRRARDAARSGGRGQSQRPRARVSERGRSGWPGEANMALGWSGRARGGGGEAGAAARLVALLVALLCPAPGPAAAARAGPPRVLGMRLESSDLPAPGAASFSPIQVLEGAEIKLRLYGLGMHARVSELVSFSEVGPVGNASSSFWGEAANATCPEKTQDLVVQPRAEESRDTSALVSVKVQLLRKAEKSKLYVLCTQSGPGQPWLPLEGRDAFLQVVEEKKHLLPLWFQVILICCLLVLSGMFSGLNLGLMALDPMELRIVQNCGTEKEKRYARKIEPIRRKGNYLLCSLLLGNVLVNTTLTILLDDLIGSGLGAVVASTTGIVIFGEIVPQALCSRHGLAVGANTIMVTKFFMLLTFPLSFPVSKLLDCVLGQEIGTVYNREKLVEMLKVTEPYNDLVKEELNMIQGALELRTKTVETVMTPLHDCFMINSDAILDFNTMSEIMESGYTRIPVFEEERSNIVDILYVKDLAFVDPDDCTTLKTITKFYNHPVHFVFHDTKLDAMLEEFKLGKSHLAIVQKVNNEGEGDPFYEVLGLVTLEDVIEEIIKSEILDESDMYTDNRSRKRVNNQKNKRDFSAFKDNDTESKVKISPQLLLAAHRFLSTEVTQFTPSLISEKILLRLLKHRDVINELKYDEENKKCPQHFLFNRNKPADFFILILQGKVEVEAGKENMKFETGPFSYYGVMALSPLVTTISEVRSPSHLSNLNRSASLCYHERSDSISSNFSGSNNQLNASASSQYISDFSVRALTDLQYIKITRLQYQNGLMASRLESCPQSPEGGTPKLDTSLSEKVETSVTDETTSLLNERNCQHHKANHSPPDNVV